Proteins found in one uncultured Desulfuromonas sp. genomic segment:
- a CDS encoding tetratricopeptide repeat protein gives METPEQMIEQATEMLEQGQGRQAVELLTRAHRQFGDNEEVIVLLAEAYAENRQPRKALQLLERFGREAAAGAELVLALGDEYYAQDQVAPARKTYERLVSSANHAAEALVRLGLLCFSEQDYAAAKNYFDQALQADPSCGAALNSLGDLCLEQNDSIGAKTWYLKALAVDDEDVEASGNLAELSYETGQLEEAERYARQAVNLDPGYAPAWLTLGYLYLDQDRERDAARCFETFLRWEKSPAANDIIIEVKAVLEALRD, from the coding sequence ATGGAAACTCCCGAACAGATGATTGAACAGGCGACTGAGATGTTGGAGCAGGGGCAGGGGCGGCAGGCCGTTGAACTGCTGACGCGTGCCCATCGCCAATTTGGCGACAACGAAGAAGTGATTGTCTTGTTGGCCGAGGCCTACGCTGAAAACCGTCAGCCGCGTAAAGCGTTACAGTTGCTGGAACGCTTTGGCCGTGAGGCTGCGGCTGGCGCTGAGCTGGTGTTGGCTCTGGGGGATGAGTATTATGCTCAGGATCAGGTCGCCCCGGCGCGCAAAACCTATGAACGCCTTGTCTCTTCTGCAAATCATGCGGCGGAGGCTCTGGTGCGGTTGGGGTTGTTGTGTTTTTCCGAACAGGATTACGCTGCGGCAAAAAATTATTTTGATCAGGCACTGCAGGCCGATCCCTCTTGTGGGGCTGCGTTGAATTCGTTGGGCGATTTATGCCTTGAGCAAAATGATTCGATCGGGGCGAAAACGTGGTACCTCAAAGCGTTGGCCGTTGACGATGAAGATGTTGAAGCGTCCGGCAACCTTGCCGAACTAAGTTATGAAACCGGCCAGTTGGAGGAGGCTGAACGCTATGCCCGGCAGGCTGTGAACCTCGACCCGGGGTATGCCCCGGCTTGGCTGACCTTAGGCTATCTGTATTTAGATCAGGATCGTGAACGTGATGCGGCGCGCTGTTTTGAGACCTTTCTGCGCTGGGAGAAAAGTCCAGCCGCCAATGATATTATTATTGAAGTCAAAGCGGTTCTGGAGGCTCTTCGTGACTAA